A window of the Euzebya pacifica genome harbors these coding sequences:
- a CDS encoding universal stress protein produces the protein MKVLVGFITTPEGEAALEAAIAEAKLRSATLVVVHSLHGGGRDEDLLPEYTRALHEVENRLRGEGVDFEIRELVRGNSPGDDLLKFATDEHVDLIVIGIRRRSPVGKLVLGSNAQDILLGADCPVLAVKP, from the coding sequence ATGAAGGTTCTCGTCGGATTCATCACCACGCCAGAAGGTGAGGCAGCCCTGGAAGCGGCGATCGCCGAGGCCAAGCTGCGGTCGGCCACGCTGGTCGTCGTGCACTCGCTGCACGGTGGTGGCCGCGACGAGGACCTCCTGCCGGAGTACACCCGTGCCCTGCACGAGGTCGAGAACCGCCTTCGGGGCGAGGGCGTGGACTTCGAGATCCGTGAGCTGGTGCGTGGCAACTCCCCCGGTGACGACCTGCTCAAGTTCGCCACCGACGAGCACGTCGACCTGATCGTGATCGGCATCCGTCGTCGCTCGCCGGTGGGGAAGCTGGTGCTGGGTTCCAACGCCCAGGACATCCTCCTCGGCGCGGACTGCCCGGTCCTGGCCGTCAAGCCCTGA
- a CDS encoding SRPBCC family protein, with protein sequence MREVTRTSHVDATPEAIWPDLVDGQRFAEWYAFCDEVEEPAPGTRVLLGSWGSQRSAVTTEIVTAEQPTRFAWRHVAEELDGRPAPAVAIDTTVEVVLEPAADGGTDVTITSRQRPRGAVQAIALKLLARRQLGGMLDQSLDMLAARHDGRATARGDDEGQ encoded by the coding sequence ATGCGCGAGGTCACCAGGACCAGCCACGTCGACGCGACCCCCGAGGCCATCTGGCCCGACCTCGTCGACGGGCAGCGGTTCGCGGAGTGGTACGCCTTCTGTGACGAGGTGGAGGAGCCCGCACCCGGCACCCGGGTCCTGCTGGGGTCCTGGGGGTCGCAGCGGTCGGCGGTGACCACCGAGATCGTGACCGCCGAGCAGCCGACTCGGTTCGCATGGCGTCACGTCGCCGAGGAGCTCGACGGGCGACCCGCGCCAGCCGTCGCCATCGACACCACCGTCGAGGTCGTCCTCGAACCCGCTGCCGACGGCGGGACCGACGTCACCATCACCTCGCGCCAGCGCCCGAGGGGCGCGGTGCAGGCCATCGCGCTGAAGCTGCTGGCCCGTCGACAGCTCGGCGGGATGCTCGACCAGTCCCTCGACATGCTGGCGGCCCGCCACGACGGCCGAGCCACCGCCCGCGGGGACGACGAGGGTCAGTAG
- a CDS encoding choice-of-anchor B family protein, with translation MTRRTSTAMLALVALLSIAAINPLQYIDAWTAEARAHGHKLAYAASAEIPTETVSDIPCVNGMAGEFACDGIDLLSFMPSSAFGGAVGDAVASADVLGLISGNSDVWGWTDTLDTEDTVDDQEYAIIGHSQGTAFIRVTDPYNPVYMGSVPNTAAGQLIWHDIKVIDNYALIVSESVPHGVQIFDMTLLRSIPDAVVAPSPLPVTGFYPLSVAQHNVVTNDDTNRAYIVGGGSIVGVDPVCGGGLEILDFVAGATLTPAGCYDTEGYVHDAQCVTYEGPDTDYTGREICLLFAEQEMSIVDVTDAANPTRIGAPLEYNHAYTHQGWFTEDFRYVLMNDELDEQELAEVTHTRTLVVDTSDLDAPTFVGEFQRDGSDGNPVTVSIDHNNYTHDGMAFQSNYESGLRVIDLGSLDRDEDQDGKADWDEIAFFDTYPADDANPGTEFNGTWSSYPYFDSGTIVVSGIGEGIFFLKLQDDVGPAE, from the coding sequence ATGACCCGTCGCACCTCCACGGCGATGCTCGCGCTTGTCGCGCTGCTGAGCATCGCCGCCATCAACCCGCTGCAGTACATCGATGCCTGGACCGCCGAGGCTCGCGCCCACGGCCACAAGCTGGCCTACGCCGCCTCCGCGGAGATCCCCACCGAAACCGTGTCCGACATCCCGTGCGTGAACGGCATGGCAGGCGAGTTCGCCTGTGACGGCATCGACCTGCTCTCGTTCATGCCGTCCTCCGCGTTCGGTGGTGCCGTCGGCGATGCCGTGGCCAGTGCCGACGTGCTCGGCTTGATCTCCGGCAACTCCGACGTGTGGGGCTGGACCGACACCCTGGACACCGAGGACACCGTCGACGACCAGGAGTACGCCATCATCGGCCACTCCCAGGGGACGGCGTTCATCCGCGTCACTGACCCCTACAACCCCGTCTACATGGGTTCGGTCCCCAACACCGCCGCCGGCCAGCTGATCTGGCACGACATCAAGGTGATCGACAACTACGCGCTGATCGTCTCGGAATCGGTCCCGCACGGCGTCCAGATCTTCGACATGACCCTCCTGCGGTCCATCCCCGACGCGGTCGTGGCCCCCTCGCCGCTGCCTGTCACCGGCTTCTATCCCCTGAGCGTCGCCCAGCACAACGTGGTGACCAACGACGACACCAACCGGGCCTACATCGTCGGTGGCGGCTCGATCGTCGGCGTCGACCCGGTCTGCGGTGGCGGGCTGGAGATCCTCGACTTCGTGGCGGGCGCGACGCTGACGCCGGCGGGCTGCTACGACACCGAGGGCTATGTCCACGACGCCCAGTGCGTGACCTACGAGGGACCGGACACCGACTACACCGGACGCGAGATCTGCCTGCTCTTCGCCGAGCAGGAGATGTCCATCGTGGACGTCACCGACGCCGCCAACCCGACCCGCATCGGCGCGCCCCTGGAGTACAACCACGCCTACACCCACCAGGGCTGGTTCACTGAGGACTTCCGCTACGTGCTGATGAACGACGAGCTCGACGAGCAGGAGCTCGCCGAGGTCACCCACACCCGCACGCTGGTCGTCGACACCTCCGACCTCGATGCCCCCACGTTCGTCGGTGAGTTCCAGCGCGATGGCTCCGATGGCAACCCGGTCACCGTCTCCATCGACCACAACAACTACACCCACGACGGGATGGCCTTCCAGTCCAACTACGAGTCCGGCCTGCGGGTCATCGACCTGGGTTCCCTGGACCGTGACGAGGACCAGGACGGCAAGGCGGACTGGGACGAGATCGCCTTCTTCGACACCTATCCGGCCGACGACGCCAACCCGGGCACCGAGTTCAACGGCACCTGGTCCAGCTACCCCTACTTCGACTCCGGCACGATCGTGGTGTCCGGCATCGGCGAGGGCATCTTCTTCCTGAAGCTGCAGGACGACGTCGGCCCCGCCGAGTAG
- a CDS encoding ACT domain-containing protein → MHKDFVLIPDDQPGVMARLGEACGAADISIEGISAFTGQGKGVVHVLVPDAEHALTVLEDAGLDVRAARDVVVVDIADRPGAMGEICRKIADAGINIEQAYLATGGRMVMVVDKVVEARELVGGTD, encoded by the coding sequence ATGCACAAGGACTTCGTTCTCATCCCCGACGACCAGCCGGGTGTGATGGCCCGTCTCGGCGAGGCGTGTGGTGCGGCGGACATCAGCATCGAGGGGATCAGCGCGTTCACCGGCCAGGGCAAGGGCGTCGTGCACGTGCTCGTGCCGGACGCCGAGCACGCGCTGACGGTCCTCGAGGACGCCGGTCTCGACGTGCGGGCCGCCCGTGATGTGGTGGTGGTCGACATCGCCGATCGGCCCGGTGCCATGGGCGAGATCTGTCGCAAGATCGCCGACGCCGGGATCAACATCGAGCAGGCCTACCTGGCCACCGGCGGACGCATGGTGATGGTCGTCGACAAGGTCGTCGAGGCCCGTGAGCTCGTGGGCGGCACCGACTAG
- a CDS encoding septal ring lytic transglycosylase RlpA family protein encodes MLRHFTTFLRAMLAATLLLSVLALPAHADSVVSRSFGPDRISTAVEASENFRVSANDALLATAFAFPDALTAGALAHRMNAPVLLTGRDALPGIVADELARLGVTTVWILGGQGAISADVEQALTDMGLRTRRLAGTSRYGTAREIVRAAGSSATGEVVLALGEHNDPDRAWPDAVASGALAATPDRIPTVLTRSDALPEETEEALEIIGATDVIILGDDSVIDDDVEAHLHMLGYATRRVTGDNRYETSVALASDALARFDSTEQPAVFASGRAFPDALSAGSLAASLGAPLLLVPPTEKLPGTSERFLRDHADRFSMGVVVGGPAAADEYVLAQLDAALQGQPSPAQPREEQPPAEPAAAPEPAPAEPVQPAAAEEDNETFEGDASYYGPGLNGNQTANGETFDMYGMTAAHRTLPFDTIIRVTNLNNGRQVDLRINDRGPYADDRVLDVSYGAAQELQMMDDGVVPVRVEVLSSP; translated from the coding sequence ATGCTTCGTCACTTCACGACGTTCCTGCGCGCCATGCTCGCAGCCACGTTGCTGCTGTCCGTGCTGGCGCTTCCCGCCCACGCCGACAGCGTCGTCAGCCGCTCGTTCGGGCCCGACCGCATCTCCACGGCCGTCGAGGCCAGCGAGAACTTCCGGGTTTCGGCCAACGACGCGCTGCTGGCAACCGCCTTCGCCTTCCCCGACGCGCTGACCGCCGGTGCCCTTGCCCATCGCATGAACGCACCGGTCCTGCTGACCGGGCGCGACGCGCTGCCGGGCATCGTTGCCGACGAGCTGGCCCGACTCGGGGTCACGACCGTGTGGATCCTGGGTGGACAGGGGGCGATCTCCGCCGACGTCGAGCAGGCACTCACCGACATGGGCCTGCGGACCCGTCGACTGGCCGGGACCAGCCGTTACGGGACCGCCCGCGAGATCGTCCGTGCGGCCGGCTCCTCTGCCACCGGCGAGGTCGTGCTGGCCCTGGGGGAGCACAACGATCCGGATCGTGCCTGGCCCGACGCCGTCGCCTCCGGCGCACTGGCCGCCACGCCCGACCGGATCCCGACGGTCCTGACGCGCTCCGACGCGCTGCCCGAGGAGACCGAGGAGGCGCTGGAGATCATCGGCGCGACCGACGTGATCATCCTCGGTGACGACAGCGTCATCGATGACGACGTCGAGGCCCACCTCCACATGCTGGGCTACGCGACCCGTCGGGTGACCGGCGACAACCGCTACGAGACCTCCGTGGCCCTCGCCAGCGATGCCCTGGCGAGGTTCGACTCCACCGAGCAGCCCGCCGTCTTCGCCTCGGGTCGTGCCTTCCCCGACGCCCTGTCCGCCGGGTCGCTTGCGGCCAGCCTGGGCGCACCGCTGCTGCTGGTGCCCCCGACCGAGAAGCTGCCCGGCACGAGCGAGCGGTTCCTGCGCGACCACGCCGACCGCTTTTCCATGGGTGTCGTCGTCGGTGGCCCCGCCGCAGCTGACGAGTACGTCCTCGCGCAGCTCGACGCGGCGCTGCAGGGTCAGCCCTCCCCCGCCCAGCCGCGTGAGGAGCAGCCCCCGGCCGAACCTGCTGCGGCCCCCGAGCCCGCTCCTGCCGAGCCCGTGCAGCCGGCAGCCGCCGAGGAGGACAACGAGACCTTCGAGGGCGACGCGTCCTACTACGGTCCCGGCCTCAACGGCAACCAGACCGCCAACGGCGAGACGTTCGACATGTACGGCATGACCGCCGCGCACCGGACCCTGCCGTTCGACACGATCATCCGGGTCACGAACCTCAACAACGGCCGTCAGGTCGACCTGCGGATCAACGACCGTGGTCCCTACGCCGACGACCGTGTCCTCGACGTCTCCTACGGTGCGGCCCAGGAGCTGCAGATGATGGACGACGGTGTCGTACCGGTCCGGGTCGAGGTCCTCTCCTCCCCGTAG
- a CDS encoding DUF1269 domain-containing protein — protein MSYDPTENIPAGAAGGSAPATVGPDGAPTAATPAAGLAEGPARLTPAEVDENRADDIASGNGCVVALRFRDPLMAQEALLAAIRLRTKGRLGLQDAAIVAKEAGGKVRIQQTKDLDTIQGASGGLWLGVLAGLFVPGGVLIGGALGAAVGGLWAKLRDIGISDKRMKELGDELPEGEVALFMLVDDAHRYHALAELRRFPATLFYSTLGEADRASVTESLASGITDEGY, from the coding sequence ATGAGCTACGACCCCACCGAGAACATCCCAGCAGGTGCTGCCGGCGGCAGCGCCCCCGCCACCGTCGGCCCCGACGGCGCCCCGACCGCAGCCACCCCTGCAGCGGGCCTTGCCGAGGGGCCGGCGCGCCTGACCCCGGCAGAGGTCGACGAGAACCGGGCCGACGACATCGCCTCCGGCAACGGCTGCGTCGTCGCCCTCCGGTTCCGCGACCCGCTGATGGCCCAGGAGGCCCTGCTGGCCGCCATCCGGCTGCGCACCAAGGGTCGCCTCGGCCTGCAGGATGCCGCCATCGTCGCCAAGGAGGCGGGTGGCAAGGTGCGCATCCAGCAGACCAAGGACCTGGACACGATCCAGGGTGCCTCCGGTGGCCTGTGGCTGGGCGTGCTCGCCGGCCTGTTCGTGCCCGGCGGCGTGCTGATCGGGGGCGCGCTCGGTGCTGCCGTGGGTGGGCTGTGGGCCAAGCTGCGGGACATCGGCATCTCCGACAAGCGCATGAAGGAGCTCGGCGACGAGCTGCCCGAGGGCGAGGTCGCCCTGTTCATGCTGGTCGACGATGCCCACCGCTACCACGCGCTGGCCGAGCTCCGCCGCTTCCCGGCGACGCTGTTCTACTCCACGCTCGGCGAGGCCGACCGGGCCAGCGTCACCGAGTCGCTGGCGTCCGGCATCACCGACGAGGGCTACTGA
- a CDS encoding choice-of-anchor B family protein, whose translation MTRRTSSVLIALVALLGIAAANPMALLEQLMAEQRAHVHKPGYAATAEIPTDTVTDVPCKDGKALDFACDNVDLLAFWPSADFGGILSMDPTGQVFSGNSDVWGWTDADTGTEIAMIGHANGTAFFRVNDGTDAEYLGSVVNTAAQHAIWHDIKTVNDHALIVSESAPNHGMQVVDLSALVDAPAVPAGTPLLPDAIFTGSGSQHNVVTNDDTDFAYIVGGGLKLRTPIGGIGIASECDGGLFMIDMADPLNPVDAGCYEGDEYIHDAQCVTYAGPDTRYTGREICATFSEDYMSFVDVTDKANPQTVGRLGYDDTQYTHQGWFTEDFRYVLMNDELDEMRASNVTHTRTLVIDATDLTAPVLHHTAMRDGTDGNPATPSIDHNNYTHEGLAYQSNYTAGLRIIDMDGLDAATPVWDEVAFFDTYPADDAATFNGTWSNYPYFDSGVIVVSGIGEGIFFLKLDDAVTSTIE comes from the coding sequence ATGACCCGTCGAACGTCCTCCGTCCTGATCGCCCTCGTCGCGCTCCTCGGCATCGCCGCCGCCAACCCCATGGCGCTGCTCGAGCAGCTGATGGCCGAGCAACGCGCCCACGTCCACAAGCCCGGCTACGCCGCCACGGCCGAGATCCCCACCGACACGGTGACCGACGTGCCGTGCAAGGACGGCAAGGCGCTGGACTTCGCCTGCGACAACGTCGACCTACTGGCGTTCTGGCCCTCCGCGGACTTCGGCGGGATCCTCTCGATGGACCCGACCGGCCAGGTGTTCTCCGGCAACTCCGACGTGTGGGGCTGGACCGACGCCGACACCGGCACCGAGATCGCCATGATCGGCCACGCCAACGGCACGGCGTTCTTCCGGGTCAACGACGGCACCGACGCCGAGTACCTCGGCAGCGTCGTCAACACCGCCGCCCAGCACGCCATCTGGCACGACATCAAGACCGTCAACGACCACGCGCTGATCGTCTCGGAGTCCGCCCCCAACCACGGCATGCAGGTCGTCGACCTCAGCGCCCTGGTCGACGCACCGGCCGTCCCGGCGGGTACGCCCCTGCTGCCCGACGCGATCTTCACCGGCTCGGGCAGCCAGCACAACGTCGTCACCAACGACGACACCGACTTCGCCTACATCGTCGGTGGCGGGCTGAAGCTGCGGACCCCCATCGGCGGCATCGGCATCGCCTCGGAGTGCGACGGTGGCCTGTTCATGATCGACATGGCCGACCCCCTGAACCCCGTCGACGCCGGCTGCTACGAAGGCGACGAGTACATCCACGACGCCCAGTGCGTCACCTACGCCGGCCCCGACACCCGCTACACCGGCCGCGAGATCTGCGCGACGTTCTCCGAGGACTACATGTCCTTCGTCGACGTGACCGACAAGGCCAACCCGCAGACTGTCGGGCGGCTGGGCTACGACGACACCCAGTACACCCACCAGGGCTGGTTCACCGAGGACTTCCGCTACGTGCTGATGAACGACGAGCTCGACGAGATGCGGGCGAGCAACGTCACCCACACCCGCACGCTCGTGATCGACGCCACCGACCTGACCGCCCCGGTCCTGCACCACACCGCGATGCGTGACGGCACCGACGGCAACCCGGCCACCCCGTCGATCGACCACAACAACTACACCCACGAGGGCCTGGCCTACCAGTCCAACTACACCGCCGGCCTGCGGATCATCGACATGGACGGGCTGGACGCCGCCACGCCAGTGTGGGACGAGGTGGCGTTCTTCGACACCTACCCCGCCGACGATGCGGCCACGTTCAACGGCACCTGGTCCAACTACCCGTACTTCGACTCGGGCGTCATCGTGGTCTCGGGCATCGGCGAGGGGATCTTCTTCCTGAAGCTTGACGATGCCGTGACCTCCACCATCGAATAG
- a CDS encoding acetoacetate--CoA ligase, with translation MSHSPDVLWTPSTDRIDRANLTAFAADAPVDLPRGADGSFDDRALWRWSVDDLPGFWAHVWRWCGVVASEQPTAIMGDPAMPGTTWFEGARLNYAENLLRGDRDRLAVISAAEGRQTRRFTVGDLRRDVARVQASLVAMGVGRGDRVCGFVPNTVESLVAMLATTALGAIWSSTSPDFGAQGVVDRFAQIEPTVLVVADGYRYGGRTHGLQEKVSDVVAALPGLSHLVVIDFAGVGLTVDGPTVHGWDDLLADGPDEPDFVQVPADHPLFVMYSSGTTGVPKSIVHGHGGTLVKHLVEHKLSTDLHPGDVLSWFTTCGWMMWNWLASALASEVTIVLYDGSPTEPDAGALWRQAAEFGVTHFGTSPKFLSACEKLDMVPKEEADLSALRAIMSSGAPLNPEQFDWVYANVADDVTLASISGGTDIIGCFAGGVPTKPVRRGELQGLGLGMKVEAWDDQGRPLPPGEKGELVCTLPFPSMPVGFWNDPDGSRYRAAYFAEHPGVWTHGDFIELRPEGGVVIHGRSDTTLNPGGVRIGTAEIYRAIEPMAEIADGIVVGRTHDGDVEVVLCVVLAAGATLDEELIGRIRKTIRTTATPRHVPAHVFAVPAIPYTISGKKVEKAVRRVIEGDRVDNTDAMTNPEALEAFRHLFG, from the coding sequence ATGAGCCACTCCCCCGACGTCCTGTGGACGCCGTCGACCGACCGGATCGACCGCGCCAACCTGACCGCCTTCGCCGCCGACGCTCCCGTGGACCTGCCGCGGGGCGCCGACGGCAGCTTCGACGACCGGGCCCTGTGGCGCTGGTCGGTCGATGACCTGCCCGGCTTCTGGGCCCACGTGTGGCGCTGGTGCGGGGTGGTCGCGAGCGAGCAGCCGACGGCGATCATGGGCGACCCGGCGATGCCGGGCACGACCTGGTTCGAGGGTGCGCGGCTGAACTACGCCGAGAACCTGCTGCGGGGCGATCGCGACCGGCTGGCCGTGATCTCGGCTGCGGAGGGACGCCAGACCCGCCGGTTCACCGTCGGCGACCTGCGGCGCGACGTCGCCCGGGTGCAGGCGTCGCTGGTGGCGATGGGGGTCGGCAGGGGCGACCGGGTCTGCGGCTTCGTACCCAACACCGTGGAGTCGCTGGTGGCGATGCTGGCCACGACCGCCCTGGGGGCCATCTGGTCCTCGACGTCCCCGGACTTCGGCGCGCAGGGCGTGGTCGACCGGTTCGCCCAGATCGAGCCGACCGTGCTCGTCGTCGCCGACGGGTACCGCTACGGCGGCCGCACCCACGGCCTGCAGGAAAAGGTGTCGGACGTGGTCGCCGCCCTGCCCGGCCTGTCCCATCTCGTCGTCATCGACTTCGCCGGCGTCGGGCTGACCGTCGACGGCCCGACGGTGCACGGCTGGGACGACCTGCTGGCCGACGGTCCCGACGAGCCGGACTTCGTGCAGGTGCCGGCCGACCATCCGCTGTTCGTCATGTACTCCTCGGGCACCACCGGGGTGCCCAAGTCGATCGTGCATGGCCACGGCGGCACGCTGGTGAAGCACCTCGTCGAGCACAAGCTGTCCACCGACCTGCACCCGGGCGACGTGCTGTCGTGGTTCACGACCTGCGGCTGGATGATGTGGAACTGGCTGGCCTCGGCGCTGGCCAGCGAGGTCACGATCGTGCTGTACGACGGCAGCCCGACCGAACCCGATGCCGGCGCGCTGTGGCGTCAGGCCGCCGAGTTCGGCGTCACCCACTTCGGCACCAGCCCCAAGTTCCTGTCGGCGTGCGAGAAGCTCGACATGGTCCCCAAGGAGGAAGCCGACCTGTCGGCGCTGCGGGCCATCATGTCCTCGGGTGCCCCGCTGAACCCCGAGCAGTTCGACTGGGTGTACGCCAACGTCGCCGACGACGTGACGCTGGCCTCGATCAGCGGAGGCACCGACATCATCGGCTGCTTCGCCGGCGGGGTCCCGACCAAGCCGGTGCGTCGCGGTGAGCTGCAGGGCCTGGGCCTGGGCATGAAGGTCGAGGCCTGGGACGACCAGGGTCGGCCGCTGCCGCCCGGTGAGAAGGGCGAGCTGGTCTGCACCCTGCCGTTCCCCTCGATGCCGGTCGGCTTCTGGAACGACCCGGACGGCAGCCGCTACCGCGCGGCCTACTTCGCCGAGCACCCCGGCGTGTGGACCCACGGTGACTTCATCGAGCTGCGCCCCGAGGGCGGCGTGGTCATCCACGGCCGATCCGACACGACCCTCAATCCCGGCGGCGTGCGGATCGGGACCGCGGAGATCTACCGGGCGATCGAGCCGATGGCGGAGATCGCCGACGGCATCGTCGTCGGCAGGACCCATGACGGCGATGTCGAGGTGGTCCTCTGCGTCGTCCTGGCCGCCGGGGCGACGCTGGACGAGGAGCTGATCGGCCGCATCCGGAAGACGATCCGGACGACGGCAACCCCGCGGCACGTTCCCGCCCACGTCTTCGCCGTGCCGGCCATCCCGTACACGATCAGCGGCAAGAAGGTGGAGAAGGCGGTTCGTCGGGTCATCGAGGGCGACCGGGTCGACAACACCGACGCGATGACCAACCCCGAGGCCCTGGAGGCGTTTCGGCACCTCTTCGGCTGA